Part of the Phormidium ambiguum IAM M-71 genome is shown below.
GTTACTAGTATTTGGTTAATTATAGATATTGCTATACCAAAAATACCTATTTTCGGTTTTCATAGTATTGTAGACATTCGCAAGTTAGAGAAAAAAAATGCTCGTTATAAGTTACTAAAAATAGATTACAGTAAACAGGAATTCATTAATTTTTTAGAAGGGTTAGTAAAGCAAAATTTTTGGTTTATATCCAGTCAAGAACTATATGATTATTTTATATCTAGTTCCCGGAAAATTCCCCGCGAACATATAGGCAAAAAACCAATAATGCTGACATTTGATGATTCTTATAAAACTTTTTATACAAATTTATTGCCTATTCTAAAAAATATCGACAAAAAATATAATCAAAAAGTTACAGTAGTATTATTTATAAATCCCGGAACAATGGCAAAATCTAGAAGTGAAACTCCATACAATATAAATTGTCAGGATTTACGGGAGGGATTTAAAGATGGTTTTTTTGATATTCAATCTCATGGACAAAATCACAAAAAACTTACTAATTTATCGAATAAAGACTTAATCTATGAATTAGAAACAGCACAATTGCAACTAAGAAAATGTATTGCAGGTTTAGATCCTAATCAAACAGTTGCTTCTCATCTAGCTTACCCTTATGGGGCTT
Proteins encoded:
- a CDS encoding polysaccharide deacetylase family protein, whose amino-acid sequence is MKSLKLSLKSFPIRVFIATLLVVTSIWLIIDIAIPKIPIFGFHSIVDIRKLEKKNARYKLLKIDYSKQEFINFLEGLVKQNFWFISSQELYDYFISSSRKIPREHIGKKPIMLTFDDSYKTFYTNLLPILKNIDKKYNQKVTVVLFINPGTMAKSRSETPYNINCQDLREGFKDGFFDIQSHGQNHKKLTNLSNKDLIYELETAQLQLRKCIAGLDPNQTVASHLAYPYGASNSKVEKVAAKYYKSAYLYNSRFFWRGWLKNKYQISRLTVNGQKPPRGLIHIAEKALRIKDE